From a single Planococcus shenhongbingii genomic region:
- a CDS encoding TetR/AcrR family transcriptional regulator: protein MIEFEYLDKRVRRTKLDFYNAFIELLKQKKYEQITIKDIISLAGYSRGSFYNHYREKDDLLNEIIDSLFHEARRAQRAPYINEDSIDVLSLENEAIFILRHFKEYGNYYQTLLGENIRIDFRGQLSNQVVAIFLEDFDMEDTTEGNNLDKDLLNKYYGYGLIGVILDWVIADFPSETEDFSKELGKIFKYSHGTTRIKNKRRLH, encoded by the coding sequence ATGATTGAATTCGAGTATTTGGATAAAAGAGTACGCCGAACAAAATTGGACTTTTATAATGCCTTCATTGAATTATTGAAACAAAAGAAATATGAACAAATTACCATCAAGGATATTATCAGCTTGGCTGGATATAGCAGGGGCTCTTTCTATAATCACTATAGGGAGAAAGATGATTTATTGAATGAGATCATTGATTCGCTTTTTCATGAAGCGAGGAGGGCCCAACGAGCTCCCTATATTAACGAGGATTCAATCGATGTTCTGAGTTTAGAGAACGAGGCTATCTTTATTCTTAGACATTTTAAGGAATACGGGAACTATTACCAAACCCTGTTGGGGGAAAATATACGCATTGATTTTCGCGGCCAATTATCGAATCAGGTGGTTGCTATCTTTTTAGAGGATTTTGATATGGAGGACACAACGGAAGGGAATAATTTAGATAAGGATCTGCTGAATAAATATTATGGCTACGGATTAATCGGAGTCATCCTGGATTGGGTTATAGCAGATTTTCCTTCAGAAACGGAAGACTTCTCAAAAGAATTAGGGAAGATATTTAAATATTCGCACGGGACCACCCGAATAAAAAACAAAAGACGTTTACATTGA
- a CDS encoding SDR family NAD(P)-dependent oxidoreductase, translating into MARLDGKVAIITGAAGGMGLTMAQTFAEEGAKVVAVDVQFELLQKGVNEINALGGDALALKLDVTSPDEWKSAIDETVKKYGKVDVLVNNAAIQIGKSVKEATLEEWNKVLAINATSVFLGMQTVIPPMQENGKGSIINMSSIGGIVGGAPDGYDVAYSASKGAVRSMTKHAAKVLAPDNIRVNSVHPGVINTPMVEKSLKEYPELRETIEANFPLPPHLGDPKDLAYMVLFLASDESKFATGSEFVVDGGAISTR; encoded by the coding sequence ATGGCAAGATTAGACGGGAAAGTAGCAATCATTACGGGCGCTGCAGGCGGCATGGGGCTGACGATGGCACAGACATTTGCCGAAGAAGGAGCAAAAGTGGTTGCGGTGGATGTCCAATTCGAACTTCTACAAAAAGGTGTAAACGAAATTAACGCTTTGGGCGGGGATGCACTGGCTTTGAAACTGGATGTGACTTCTCCTGATGAATGGAAAAGCGCGATCGATGAGACGGTTAAAAAATACGGGAAGGTCGATGTGTTAGTCAATAATGCAGCGATTCAAATAGGAAAAAGTGTGAAGGAAGCAACATTAGAGGAATGGAACAAAGTGCTGGCAATAAACGCAACCAGCGTATTTCTGGGGATGCAAACGGTTATTCCTCCTATGCAGGAAAACGGCAAGGGTTCCATCATTAACATGTCTTCCATCGGCGGCATTGTCGGAGGTGCTCCTGATGGTTATGATGTCGCTTACAGTGCTTCGAAAGGGGCTGTTCGGTCGATGACCAAACACGCAGCAAAAGTACTGGCTCCTGATAATATTCGGGTGAACTCTGTACATCCTGGTGTCATTAACACCCCGATGGTAGAGAAATCGTTGAAAGAGTATCCTGAATTGAGAGAAACAATCGAAGCTAATTTTCCGCTTCCGCCGCATCTGGGCGATCCAAAAGACCTTGCTTATATGGTGTTGTTTTTAGCATCCGATGAATCAAAATTTGCTACTGGCAGTGAATTTGTAGTCGATGGCGGAGCTATCTCAACAAGGTAA
- a CDS encoding SDR family NAD(P)-dependent oxidoreductase, translating to MKLLEGKVAIITGGAKGMGEFHTKKMVEEGAKVVIGDLDVENGEKLAKELGKEQAIFVKLDVTQPDSWANIVQVTKDTFGTIDILVNNAGLAGAITGLLDIEEGLYKKIIEINQDGTFYGMRAVLPTMVEKNSGSIINISSLAGLRHDITVNPAYTASKFAIRGLTKQAAYEFADKNIRVNAVLPGAILTPMAEATLTKEQIDEVSNTLLPMKRFADPKEVSELVVFLASDKASYISGGDYVIDGARATINK from the coding sequence ATGAAACTATTAGAAGGTAAAGTAGCGATTATTACGGGCGGAGCAAAAGGCATGGGCGAATTCCATACAAAGAAAATGGTTGAAGAAGGGGCTAAAGTTGTCATCGGAGATCTTGACGTTGAAAACGGCGAGAAACTGGCAAAAGAACTCGGGAAAGAACAGGCGATTTTTGTGAAGCTGGATGTAACACAACCTGACAGCTGGGCCAATATTGTTCAAGTGACCAAGGATACGTTCGGCACCATCGACATCCTGGTGAATAATGCCGGACTGGCCGGTGCGATTACAGGATTGTTGGATATTGAAGAAGGCTTGTATAAAAAGATTATTGAAATCAACCAGGATGGCACTTTTTACGGCATGCGGGCTGTCTTGCCTACAATGGTTGAGAAAAACAGTGGGTCGATTATCAACATTTCTTCCCTTGCCGGCCTGCGCCACGACATTACGGTGAACCCGGCTTACACAGCTTCAAAATTTGCAATCAGAGGCCTGACGAAACAAGCGGCCTATGAGTTTGCGGACAAAAACATCCGCGTCAATGCGGTTCTTCCAGGAGCCATACTCACACCGATGGCAGAAGCTACGTTAACGAAAGAGCAAATTGATGAAGTATCGAACACTCTGCTTCCAATGAAACGTTTTGCAGATCCAAAAGAAGTTTCCGAACTGGTCGTATTCCTGGCATCTGATAAAGCGAGTTATATTAGTGGTGGAGATTACGTTATCGACGGAGCCAGAGCGACGATCAATAAATAA
- a CDS encoding glucose 1-dehydrogenase: MARLDGKVAVITGGAGGMGTTHAKRFVEEGAKVVIADLGRSNGADLAEKLGENALFIELDVTDESSWKSLVEQTENTFGPIDVLVNNAGYISINSIEDTTYEEYKKTIAINQDSIFLGMKYVYPSMKKTKSGSIVNISSASGIAGGASHSPYVAAKFAVRGLTKAAAAEFAPDNIRVNSVHPGNIRTPMTDQDSNRELIKAMIEDVPLKRLAEPEEITNLVLYLASDESSFSTAAEFIADGGLTQII; the protein is encoded by the coding sequence ATGGCAAGACTGGATGGTAAAGTGGCTGTTATTACAGGTGGCGCAGGAGGTATGGGGACCACTCATGCTAAACGCTTTGTAGAAGAAGGCGCCAAAGTTGTTATTGCCGATTTAGGAAGGAGCAATGGAGCTGACCTGGCTGAAAAACTGGGAGAAAATGCTCTCTTTATCGAATTGGACGTTACAGATGAATCGAGTTGGAAAAGTCTTGTGGAGCAAACTGAAAATACATTCGGCCCTATTGATGTCTTAGTCAATAATGCCGGGTATATTTCCATCAATTCCATTGAAGATACTACGTATGAAGAATATAAAAAAACAATTGCCATTAACCAGGACAGTATATTCTTGGGCATGAAATACGTTTACCCTTCGATGAAAAAAACGAAGAGCGGATCAATCGTCAATATTTCTTCCGCGTCAGGAATCGCTGGCGGGGCTTCTCACAGTCCTTATGTAGCTGCGAAATTTGCGGTTAGAGGATTAACAAAAGCAGCAGCAGCTGAGTTTGCGCCAGATAATATTCGTGTGAACTCCGTACACCCAGGCAACATTCGGACACCTATGACTGACCAAGACAGCAATCGAGAGCTGATTAAAGCCATGATAGAAGATGTACCTCTTAAACGATTAGCTGAACCGGAAGAAATTACGAATTTAGTGCTTTATTTAGCTTCTGATGAGTCCAGCTTTTCAACTGCAGCTGAATTTATTGCTGATGGTGGTTTAACGCAAATCATCTGA
- a CDS encoding NADPH-dependent F420 reductase gives MRIGIIGAGPIGASISRKLVEVGHDVKIADARDIGRLEGKDIAGTPVSAEDVIKEIDVLLLSLPLHAIPGIRHLTDQVGEEVIVADTSNYYPFRDNKIEEIENGMVESVWVSQQLGKPVIKAFSNQLAHTLEHKGIPEGASGRIAMAVAGDDPSQKQLLMALVNETGFDAVNSGSLSDSWRLQPGTPAYCTELTKAELTEALKKADKEKAPFLRDKVMEKFSAELSHEDIVNLNRETYNS, from the coding sequence ATGAGAATTGGAATTATAGGTGCGGGACCAATAGGAGCGAGCATTTCAAGAAAATTGGTTGAAGTTGGCCATGATGTCAAAATTGCAGATGCCCGGGACATCGGACGTTTAGAAGGAAAGGATATTGCGGGAACACCAGTGAGTGCAGAAGATGTTATCAAAGAAATTGATGTTCTTTTGCTGTCGCTGCCTCTTCATGCAATTCCGGGGATCCGCCACCTTACAGATCAAGTTGGCGAGGAAGTGATTGTTGCAGACACGTCCAACTACTACCCTTTCAGAGACAACAAGATTGAAGAAATTGAGAACGGCATGGTGGAAAGTGTCTGGGTCTCACAGCAGTTAGGCAAACCGGTCATCAAAGCCTTCAGCAATCAATTAGCTCATACCTTAGAACATAAAGGAATCCCCGAAGGTGCGAGCGGGCGTATTGCCATGGCGGTTGCAGGCGATGACCCATCCCAAAAACAGCTGCTCATGGCCCTCGTTAATGAGACAGGTTTCGATGCAGTGAATAGCGGCTCGTTAAGTGATTCCTGGAGACTGCAGCCCGGAACGCCTGCCTACTGCACAGAATTAACGAAAGCAGAACTGACGGAAGCCTTGAAAAAGGCAGATAAAGAGAAAGCCCCTTTCCTGCGGGACAAGGTAATGGAAAAGTTTTCAGCTGAATTATCACATGAAGATATTGTGAATCTTAATAGGGAGACGTATAATTCTTAA
- a CDS encoding quercetin 2,3-dioxygenase → MKEQLNYAFAFARGEGKAYWFLGSLLEMKATAEDTGGAFGMVELTHPPGFAAPMHTNRNEEEIFYVLEGEATFTVGEKTILAKQGTFVYTPRGIRHMYKFEGDGPAKILVIVTPAGFEQFFVEASVPAEEFKLPPDTVVPDKDKIMKAAQKYNLEELLE, encoded by the coding sequence ATGAAAGAACAATTAAACTATGCTTTTGCATTTGCTCGCGGCGAGGGCAAAGCGTATTGGTTTCTCGGCAGCTTGCTGGAAATGAAGGCAACGGCTGAAGATACAGGCGGTGCATTCGGCATGGTTGAATTAACGCATCCGCCGGGTTTTGCAGCTCCTATGCACACCAATCGCAATGAAGAAGAAATCTTTTATGTTTTGGAAGGGGAAGCAACGTTTACCGTCGGTGAAAAAACCATTCTGGCTAAACAAGGGACTTTCGTTTATACGCCTCGGGGAATTCGCCATATGTATAAGTTTGAAGGGGACGGGCCTGCCAAAATACTCGTCATAGTTACACCGGCCGGATTCGAACAATTTTTCGTAGAAGCAAGTGTGCCGGCAGAAGAATTTAAACTGCCGCCGGATACTGTCGTTCCGGATAAAGATAAAATTATGAAGGCTGCTCAGAAATATAATCTTGAAGAACTGCTGGAATAA
- a CDS encoding cupin domain-containing protein translates to MEQQLNNAFAFARGEGKAYWFIGTLVEMKASAEDTNGAFGLLESLHPPGYATPMHVHQNEDEIFYVLEGEVAFTIGEKTIMAKPGTFLYAPRGIAHMYKSEGTVPSRILIIVTPAGMEQFFIEASVPAEEFKLPPDTVVPDMDKVMAAAQKNGIEILG, encoded by the coding sequence ATGGAACAGCAACTGAATAATGCTTTTGCATTCGCTCGCGGCGAAGGAAAAGCGTATTGGTTTATAGGCACGTTAGTCGAAATGAAGGCATCAGCTGAGGATACAAATGGCGCATTTGGCTTGCTTGAATCTCTGCATCCACCCGGCTATGCGACACCCATGCATGTCCATCAAAATGAAGATGAAATCTTTTATGTTTTGGAAGGAGAAGTGGCATTCACAATCGGCGAAAAAACCATCATGGCCAAACCGGGAACTTTTCTTTATGCTCCGCGCGGGATAGCTCATATGTATAAGAGTGAAGGAACGGTTCCTTCGAGAATTTTAATCATAGTAACGCCAGCTGGAATGGAACAATTCTTTATCGAAGCAAGTGTGCCGGCAGAAGAATTTAAGTTGCCACCGGATACTGTCGTTCCTGATATGGACAAAGTGATGGCAGCTGCTCAGAAAAATGGCATTGAAATACTGGGCTAA
- a CDS encoding Ohr family peroxiredoxin, which yields MAGSDFIFQAAATNVGGPEGSSYLADGSFSTKVSHPTELGGTGEGFTPGHFLALGYSTSFNFVLVRIMKKEGVTGEPITTTTVELHPDPSDNSFKLALRLEVAIKGMEKEAVQALADKTHAVCPFSKAMKNNVDITVAVAVYESLA from the coding sequence ATGGCTGGTTCTGATTTTATATTTCAGGCAGCGGCAACCAATGTAGGCGGACCGGAGGGAAGTAGTTATTTAGCAGATGGTTCATTTTCAACTAAAGTATCCCACCCGACGGAATTGGGAGGAACCGGGGAAGGATTTACTCCAGGCCACTTTTTGGCGCTTGGTTACAGTACCAGTTTCAACTTCGTATTGGTCAGAATAATGAAAAAGGAAGGAGTCACTGGGGAACCAATAACCACTACGACCGTTGAGCTTCATCCAGATCCATCAGACAATAGCTTTAAATTAGCATTGCGGTTGGAAGTGGCGATCAAAGGAATGGAGAAGGAGGCGGTGCAAGCACTGGCGGACAAAACGCATGCAGTATGCCCTTTTTCAAAAGCGATGAAAAACAATGTTGACATAACCGTAGCCGTAGCTGTTTACGAGTCCCTTGCCTAA
- a CDS encoding copper amine oxidase produces the protein MKINKLLVALPLTLSLLVPTAALADSHGAHSSNEASVKSSTATPAAELRIALDTVLTEHAFLAVEAMRKGVDGAEDFDQASGALLANADDLKAAVASVYVEEGAAQFDEIWKSHIGYFVDYVTATAKEDQAGKDKALADLEEYKKTQSEFFDAATEGGLPAAAVQEGLDMHVDQLVEAFDAYVAGDFETAYALERESIHHMSMFAESLSIAITNQFPEKFDNTNPDTPAVDLRAQLNMTFTEHAGLAAMAMQDGADGAESFEQASAALIANADDLSAAQFAEVWKSHIGYFVDYVVATGEGNAEGQEQAKADLDAYIVEQAALLDAATEGRVPANALEEGLTAHVDQLLVAFDSYAAGDYDTAYNSIRQAYEHMTMPAAGLSAAIVDQFPDQFGVAEMPSEMPKTGMGGTADESSMPFMWILGGLMLAGLTTTIALRISKQS, from the coding sequence ATGAAAATCAACAAATTATTGGTCGCTCTTCCATTAACGCTTTCTCTGCTCGTACCGACTGCTGCATTGGCGGATAGCCACGGAGCACATTCTTCCAACGAAGCTTCGGTGAAAAGCAGCACAGCGACACCAGCAGCTGAACTTCGGATTGCATTGGATACGGTTTTAACCGAACATGCCTTTTTAGCAGTTGAAGCGATGAGAAAAGGTGTGGACGGAGCAGAAGATTTTGACCAGGCATCCGGAGCGCTATTGGCAAACGCGGATGATTTGAAAGCGGCAGTTGCTTCCGTTTACGTCGAAGAAGGAGCGGCACAGTTTGATGAAATCTGGAAATCGCATATCGGTTATTTCGTTGATTATGTAACTGCGACTGCTAAAGAGGATCAGGCAGGAAAAGACAAGGCACTGGCGGATTTGGAAGAATACAAGAAAACACAATCCGAGTTCTTCGATGCTGCAACTGAAGGCGGCTTGCCAGCAGCAGCTGTCCAGGAAGGGCTGGACATGCACGTCGACCAGCTGGTCGAAGCATTTGACGCTTACGTTGCGGGAGACTTTGAAACGGCATATGCATTGGAACGGGAATCCATTCATCATATGAGCATGTTCGCTGAAAGCTTGTCGATTGCCATCACCAACCAATTCCCGGAGAAATTCGACAACACGAATCCGGATACACCGGCTGTCGACCTTCGCGCTCAATTGAATATGACGTTCACCGAACATGCTGGGCTCGCGGCAATGGCGATGCAGGATGGCGCTGATGGGGCAGAGAGTTTTGAACAGGCATCGGCTGCTTTAATTGCCAATGCGGATGATTTATCTGCAGCGCAGTTTGCTGAAGTCTGGAAATCGCATATCGGCTACTTTGTAGATTATGTAGTGGCAACGGGGGAAGGCAATGCCGAAGGACAGGAACAAGCAAAAGCGGACTTGGATGCGTATATTGTTGAACAAGCGGCACTTCTCGACGCTGCAACGGAAGGGCGCGTGCCAGCCAATGCTTTGGAAGAAGGGTTAACTGCCCACGTTGATCAATTGCTTGTCGCTTTTGATTCATACGCAGCCGGCGATTACGATACAGCCTACAATTCGATTCGTCAGGCTTACGAGCATATGACCATGCCGGCAGCTGGCCTATCCGCTGCCATTGTTGATCAATTCCCGGACCAATTCGGTGTGGCAGAAATGCCTTCCGAAATGCCGAAAACCGGAATGGGTGGAACAGCAGACGAATCTTCAATGCCATTCATGTGGATTCTCGGCGGATTGATGCTGGCTGGATTGACGACAACGATTGCTCTGCGTATAAGCAAGCAAAGCTAA